One genomic segment of Ricinus communis isolate WT05 ecotype wild-type chromosome 5, ASM1957865v1, whole genome shotgun sequence includes these proteins:
- the LOC8271464 gene encoding uncharacterized protein At4g15970, which translates to MTLIQYPTPSSSGDVSDLSSNGRTLEQVLRAASMPTRTVILTILDKSWASPPASVLDLFLESFQIGERTKHLLNHLIIIALDTHTLHYCQSIRPHCFHFKSTGQRRKELFLQVLQLGYNLVYTDVDVMWLRNPMSLFDGLAEISLGCDAYSRNQSVGSQKATGEFFYIKASEISMEFLKFWKVASVLYPYTQNQSICEMVMGEDIRLFGIRMKFIDKTYIGGLCQPNKDASEIYVMQTNCCEELESKVHDLKIFLDDARKYKALLSNASSLEKFPSLATTPNRCLES; encoded by the exons atgactcttattcagtatccgactccttcatcatcgggtgacgTATccgatttg AGCTCAAATGGCAGAACTTTAGAGCAAGTACTGAGAGCAGCATCAATGCCTACTAGAACAGTTATATTGACAATCCTTGACAAATCATGGGCAAGTCCTCCTGCTTCTGTTCTTGATCTCTTCCTCGaaagctttcaaattggagaAAGGACAAAACACCTCTTGAATCACTTGATTATTATTGCTTTGGATACCCACACTCTTCATTACTGTCAGTCCATTCGTCCCCATTGCTTCCACTTTAAATCCACTGGCCAGAGAAGGAAGGAACTTTTTCTACAAGTGCTCCAACTTGGTTACAATCTTGTTTATACG GATGTGGACGTGATGTGGCTAAGAAATCCAATGTCACTGTTTGATGGGCTGGCTGAAATATCATTGGGATGTGATGCATATTCAAGAAACCAAAGCGTTGGTAGCCAGAAGGCAACTGGGGAATTCTTTTACATAAAGGCATCTGAAATATCAATGgagtttttgaaattttggAAGGTAGCCAGTGTCCTCTATCCTTACACGCAGAACCAATCTATATGTGAGATGGTTATGGGTGAAGACATCAGACTGTTTGGTATCAGAATGAAGTTTATAGATAAGACATATATTGGTGGCCTTTGTCAGCCCAACAAAGATGCTAGTGAGATATATGTTATGCAAACTAATTGCTGTGAGGAATTGGAAAGTAAGGTTCATGACCTAAAGATttttcttgatgatgcaaGGAAGTATAAAGCACTTCTGAGCAACGCTAGTAGTTTGGAGAAGTTTCCTTCTTTAGCAACTACTCCAAACAGGTGCTTGGAAAGTTAA